In the Azospirillum sp. TSA2s genome, GGCACGGCGGCGCTGATGTCGGCCCTGGATCTGGTGATCGCGCCCGCCACCTCCACCGGAGAGCTGGCGGCGGCACTGGGCGTGCCGGTCTGGCGGCTGGCACGGACGGGCGATTGGACGATGCTCGGCACCGCGGTGCGGCCCTGGTTCCCGTCGATGCGTCTGTTCCGGACCGGCCCCGGCCAACGGGTCGCCGATCTGCTGCCGACGGTGGCGGCGGAGCTTGCGCGTCCCGGTCGGGCCATCGGCTGAAAGAAGCCGGTCATCAACAAATCGGGCATTAAAAAAGCCGGGTGAGGCGATCCGCCTCAACCCGGCCTTTTCGAACCCCTGTTCAAGGGTGGTGTCTGAAGGTCGATGCTGTGATTGGGGGGATTAATTCATCGGGCCAGTGCGCGTCAGGCGGTCGATCTCTTCCTTGACGTGCAGCTTTTCGAGCTTGAGGCGCTTCACTGCGCTCTCATCCGGCCAGGAGCGCTTTTCCTCGTCGAGGATCGCCCGGTCCAGGCGCATGTGCTTGTCTTGCAGAGACGAAAGGCGAGCTTCAGTGTGCATGAGTCGCTCTCCATAGGATCAGTCCGCGTCCCGCCGCAATGTGACGGGCCGGTGACCACAGTGTTCACTCATCCGAAGCGCCGAACAACCCTAATCTTGCGTTTTATGCGGTCAAACCATGCGAAAAAATGCCCCAACCGTTCAGACGTATGACAGTGGGTCGCAGGGGTGGGATCTTGAAATCATTTCGCGCAACACCAACCGGAGGTAAGCCGACCTTTCGAACCAAAGGGTTATGTCGCCGGTGGAGGCCCCCCTGCGGCGGTGACGGCGATGATGGCGGAGAGCGACCGGCGCGCCTCCGCGTGGCCGGGCTGAATCACCAGCGCATGGCGATACCACCCGGCCGCCTCGCCGCCGCGCCCCATCCGCTGGAGGAGCCCGGCCAGCCGCAAGGCCACCGACAGGACCGTCGGGTCGAGGCGGGCGGATCGGCGCAGGACCTCCACCGCCTCGTCCGCAAGACCGATGCCGTCCAGCGCGATGCCCCACTGGTGAAGCACCGCCGGACCGGCCCCGACCAGCGCCGCCCGGCCATAGGCGGTGGCCGCCGCAGCGGCATGCCCGCCCTCGCGCTCGGCATGTCCCAGCCCTTCCAGCGCCGTCAGCATGGCGGGGGCGAGCGCGAGGGCGTGGCGGAAGCGGCCGGCCGCCGCCTCGGGGCGGCGCAGCGCGCGCAGAATCTTGCCATGGTTGACCGCCGCCTCGGTCTCCGTCGGCTCCTGTGCCAGCGCCCGGCGGAGCAGCCCGTCGGCCTCCTCCAGCCGGCCGAGTTGGGCGACCAGCAATCCGGCCCGGTGCAGGGCCTCCACCTCGGCCGGCTCGATGGAGAGGATGCGGCGGTAGAGCCCTTCCGCCTCTTCGAATTCGCCGGTCTGGTGACGGTCGAACGCTTCGGCAAGCAGAGTGCGAAGGTCGGTCATCAGGCCGGCGCCAGTTCCGCCAGCGCGCGCACCGCCTGCCGGGCGGCGGCGGCCAGTCCTTCACCCGCCGGCGGTTGGATCAGCCGCATCGACGGGAACCACGGCCGCACCCCCGTTCCCATCTGCGTCCAGTCGCAGGTGCCGAGCCGCCAGACCGGGACGCCCAGGGCGCCGGCCAGTTCCCCGACCGCCGTGGCCGGCGAGATCACCAGATCCAGGTTGGCGATCAGGGCCGCCACCCCTTCGAAATCGTCCTTCAGGTCCAGGTCGTCCCAGCGGTGCAGACGCCGCGTCACCGTTTCCACCTGTGCCAGTTCGGCGCGGCAGTCGCCATATTGCAGCATGACCACGCTGACGCCGGCCAGATCGAGCAGCGCGGTCCAGTCGGCCAGACCGGTATAGGCGGCGGCGCGCTGGGCGGTGACGATCTGGCTGCGCCATGCCAGCCCCACCTTCAGGCCGGGCAGGGCGGCAAGCCGGTCGCGCCACAGGGCGAGGCGGCCGGGATCGGGGTGCAGATAGGCCGGACGGACGGGGAAGCGGTCCACCCGATCACGAATCAGGGCGGGCAGGGTGCCTGCCGGCATCTGCAGATCGCAATCCGGCGGGTCAACCGTCTCCCGCCCGGTGGCGTCCGCCGTCTCCGCCCGCACCGTGACCCAGGTGAAGGAGCGGGAGAACAGGCTGACCAGACGCCGGTCGCATTCGACCGTGACCGGACCGTCCAGCCCCTGCAGGGCGTCGAAGCAGGAGGCGAACAGGATTTCGTCGCCCACCCCCTGTTCCGACCAGGCCAGCAGCCGCCGGCCCCGCAACGGTTCCCCCGTCCAGACCGGCCGGTCGATGCGGCGCGCCCGCTGCAACTGACGGGCGGAGAAGCGGCGGCCATAGCCGGCCCAGCCCTCGGCGATCCGTCCGTCGGCGAGGTCCAGCAGGCCGAGGTTCCAGGCCGCCAGCGCGAAGTCCGGGTCGATCCGCAGCGCGCGGCGCAGATGGGTCTTCGCCTCCTCCGGACGGCCGGCCAGCGTGGCCATGGTGGCGAGGTTGTTGGCGGCGTCGGCGGATCCGGGCTGCAGGGCCAGCGCCCGGCGGTAATGGCCGTTCGCCTCCGCCATGCGCCCCATCAGCTCGCAGGCATGGCCGAGATTGGCATGGGCCGGCAGATGCTCCGGCTGGAGGGCGATGCAGCGGCGATGCAGCTTCACGGCCTCGTTCACCCGCCCGCAGGTCTGGTGAACGAGGCCGAGATGGGTCAGCGCCTCGGCAAAGGCGGGGTGCAGGGCCAGCGCGCGGGTGAAGGCGCGGGCGGACTCGGCATGGCGCTTGTCGGCTTCCTGCACCAGTCCCAGATGGTTCCAGGCCTGGGGGAAGGCCGGATCGGTCCGCAACGCTGCGCCGATCAGGGCGAGCGCCTCGTCGTTCCGTCCGGTCTGGTGCATCAGCAATCCCAGAAGATGCAGCGCATCGGCATGGCCGGGCGCTTCTCGTCCGGGATCGGCGGCGATGGCGGCGCGATAGGCGGCCTCCGCGTCCGCCAGCCGGCCGGCGCGGTGAAGGTCGGCGGCCCGGTTCAGCAGAGCGTCGAACTCGGGTTCCGGCTCAGGCTCGGGCTCGGGCTCCGGCGACGCCGCGACCACCGGCACGGACTCCGGCACCGGTCCTGGCGTGGTGGCCCGCAAGGTGTCCGCCATCTCCCGAATTGTCGCTTCCAGCCCCTCGCCCGGCTTGGGCTGGAACAGGCGCATGGTCGGGAACCAGGGGCGTGTGCCGGTGCCCAGTTGCGTCCAGTCGCGGGAGCCGAAGCGCCAGACCGGCACACCCAGCGCACCCGCCAGTTCCCCCGCCGACATCGCCGGCGAGATCACCAGATCCAGGTTCGCCGTGAGCGCCGCCGTGCCGTCGAAATCGTCCTTCAGGTCCAGGTCGGCCCAGCGGTGGATGGTGACGCCGAAACGCTCTTCCGCCGTCCGCAGCTCGGCCTCGCAGTCGCCATATTGCAGGTTGACGAACACCAGTCCGGGGATGGCGAACAGCGGTCCCCAATGCTCCAGCAGCACATAGGCGGCCTTGCGCTCCACCGTCATCAACTGGCTGCGCCAGCCGATGCCGATCCGCAAGCCGGGCCCCAGCGCCGCCAGCCGCTCCCGCCAGCGCTCCATCAGCCCCGGGTCCGCCGCCAGCCAGGGCCCCTGCGGCTCGAAGGCGGACAGGCTGCCGCGCAGCAGCTCCGGCAGGTCGCCGGCGGAAATTTGCAGGTCGCAGTCGGGCGGAACGATGGTTTCGCGCGGGATCTCGCTGAAAGCGTCACCGGTGCAGCTTTCGGCCCGCACCGTGGCCTTGGGAAAGGAGCGGCGGAACAGCGGAACCAGACGCGGGTCGCATTCGATGGTGACCGGCCCGCCCGCCCAGGCGACGACGTCCGGATAGCAGGACGCGAAGAGGAATTCGTCGCCCACCCCCTGCTCGCGCCACACCAGCAGCCGCTTGCCGCGCAACAGCTGTCCACTCCAGCGTGGAATGTCGAAGCGCCGGTCGGGCAGCGTCTCTCCGGCGGCGAAGCGCCGCTCATACCCCGCCCAGCCGCGCGTCAGGTCGCCGAGACGCAACGCCAGGAGCGACAGGTTGTAGATCGCGGTGGCAAGGTCGGGCTGTTGGGCCAGCGCCTCCTCGAAGCAGGCCGCCGCCTCGTCAAAACGCCCCAGTGCCTGCAGCGCGTTGCCGAGGTTGTATCTCGCCTCCACGAACTCCGGATGAAGCTCCAGCGCCTGCCGATGGCACAGTTCCGCCTGATCGGGACGGCCCAGCCGTTTCAGCACGCTGCCGAGATTGTTCAGCGCCGCGCTGTGGCGCGGGTTGCGCTTCAGCGCCTGACGATAGGCGATCTCCGCGCTTTCCATGGCGCCCTTCTGCTGCAGGACGGCGCCCAGATTGTAGTGGGCGGTGGCGTCGTCCGGACGCTGCCGGGTCACCAGCCGGTGCTGGGCGATGGCCTCGTCCAGCCGTCCGCTCATCGCCAGCGCATCGCCCAGGTTATTGTGCGCCTCCACCATACCCGGCACCAGCCGCACGGCGTGGTCCAGCGCCGTCACCGCATCGCCATGGCGATGGTGCGCAGTGTGGCCGTTGCCGAGATTGTACCAGGCCTTGGCATAGTCGGGCTTCAGCGCCAGCGCGGCGGCGAAGGCCCGTTCCGCCTCGTCATGGTGGCCGAGGACGGCCAGGGCGTTGCCCAGATTGTGTCGGCGCTGCGCCCCTTGCGGGTCCAGGGTGGCGGCGTTTCGGTGGGCCTGCACCGCGTCGTCCGGCCGGCCGGCGGCGGACAGCGCGCTGCCCAGATTGTCCCAATAGTCGGCGACGCCCTTCACCTGCGCCAGCGCCTTGCCGATCTGGGTCACCGCCTCGTCCGCACGACCCGACTGCAGGGCCACCACCCCCAGCAGATGCAGGGCGTCGGCATTGCGCGGGTCCGCCCTCAGCACCGCGCGATAACCGCGCTCCGCGTCGGCGAGGCGCCCGGCCTGATGGTGTGCCACGGCCTGCGCCAGCATGTTGGTGTGCTTCGCCACGTTCCGGCCCCGTCCCTGACTGTCCGTACCCTCAAAGGGAGTGCCATCATCGGGGGATCACGGTAAAGATGCCATTGATAAAGATGACATTGATGTCGGCGGCAAATCGGCCGGTGCAGGCGCCGGCGACGGGAAAGAGGAGAGCACGCGATGGCAGGGTCACGCTTGTCCTTGCGCGGTGGACTGCGGGGAGCCGCCCTGTCGCCGGCGGTCAGGCTCAGCCGGCAGGCGGACGCGCTGGCAGCGGCCGGCAACGCGGCGGGGGCGGAGCCGCTTTATGCGCGGGCGCTGGAGGCCGATCCGACCCTGGCGGGGACCCACAACAACCACGGCAACGCCCTGCGCGCTCTCGGCCGCCTGGAGGAGGCCGCCGCCGCCTACCGCGCCGCCGTCGCCCATGGACTGCATGAGGGGATGGCGCACTACAACCTCGGCTCCGTCCTGCGGCAGGCGGAGCGGCATGGCGAGGCCGACGATGCGTTCCGCCAGTCCCTGGCGCTGCGGCCGGACCATGCGGAGACCTGGAACAACCGCGGGAACCTGCTGCGCGACCTCGGCCGCTTCGGCGAGGCGGCGATGGGCTACCGGCGGGCGCTGGCCCTGCGACCGGACTGGGCCGACGCCCACGACAATCTCGGTGCCGTGCTCTATCTGCTGCACGAGCAGGGCGGGGTGGAGGAAGCGGCGGTGCTGGCCCGGCTGTGGCGGCGCGACCATCCCGCCAACCCGCTGGCCCGCCACATCGGCGCCGCCATCGCCGGGGAGGAGGCCGATGCGCGCGCGCCCGACGACTATGTGCGCCAGACCTTCGACCTGTTCGCCGAGGAGTTCGACCGCAAGCTGGCGGAGCTGGATTACCGCGCGCCGTCGCTGCTCGCCGGCCTGCTGGCGGAGGAGGAGCGGCGCAGCGGCCTGGACGTGCTCGACGCCGGTTGCGGCACCGGGCTGTGCGCCGCCTCGCTCCGGCCCTATGCCCGCCGGCTGGTCGGCGTCGACCTGTCGGACGGCATGCTGGACCGCGCCCGCGCCCGCGGCCTGTATGACGAACTGAAGGCGGCAGAATTGGTCGGCTTCCTTGCCGAGCGGCCGGGCGCCTTCGACCTCGTCATCGCCGCCGACGTCTTCTGCTACTTCGGCGTCCTGGACGAGGCGTTCGCTGCTGCCCAGGCGGCGCTGCGCCCCGGCGGCCGGCTGGCCTTCACGGTGGAGGAGTTGGAGCCGGCCGACGGACGGCCCCACCGCGTCGCCACCCACGGCCGCTATGCCCATGCCGAGGCCTATATCCGCGCGGCGGTGGCGGGTGCCGGGCTCGCGATCCGGCGTTGCGACCATGACCGGCTGCGCTACGAAAGCGGCGAGCCGGTGATGGGGCTGGTGGTGCTGGCGGAACGGCCCACCGCTTAGCGGGGCCGGCGCGGCCGGCGGGCGGACGGCGGTTTCGGCGCCGCTGTCGGTTGGGATGGGGCCGGCGGCGGCTGGGCCAGCGCATCGGCCTCTTCGCCACGGCCCAGCGCCCGCAAGGCCAGGGACAGCGTGTCGCGGGGCGCGGGATGGGCCGGGTCGATGCGCACGGCGTGGCGCAGCGGGGCCAGGGCCGCCTCCGCCCGGTTGGTGGCGGCAAGCGCGATGCCGAGGTTGAGCGCGGCCGACAGGAAATCCGGCACCAGCGCCAGAGCGTTGCGGAAGGCGATCACCGAATCCGCGCGCAGCCCGGCGGCGAACAGGGCGTTGCCCAGCAGGAAGGCGATGTCGACATCCCGCGGGTCGAGCGCGGCGGCCCGGATCAGGTCGGCCAGGGCCGGCGTCACCTGCCCCGATTCCAGCCGCAGCCGCCCGCGCGCGTGCAGCAGGTCGACCAGCTTTTCCCGCGCCGGCTCCAGTGCCGGTTCGATCCGCAAGGCACGCTCCAGCAACCCGGCGGCGGCATCGACGGCCGCCGCATCGCCGCGGCCATGGCGGGCGAAGGCGCGGTCGGTCCAGGCCTCGGAGAAATCGGGGCGCAGGGCCAATGCGCGGCGATAGCCCAACTCCGCCTCGTCCAGGCGATCCAGGCCGCGCAGCAGGTTGGCGCGGTTGGCGTGGATGTCCGCCGCCTCCGGCCGCAGGGCCAGCGCCTTGTCGATCAGCGTCAGGCCGAACTCGCCGCGGCCGATCTGGCCGGCCAGGACGCCGAGGTAATGCAGAGCGTCCGGCTGTTCCGGCTCGGCATCGAGGATGCGGGTGTAGAGCTCCTGCGCCTCGCCGAAGCGGCCGGCAAGATGAAGGTCGAGCGCCAGCGTCAAGGCTTCGAGGATCGTGGCCATGACTCAACGCTTTAGGACGACCGGTGCCGTCGCTGCAAGCCCGCCCGCGCGGAAATGCGGATTTTCGCCATGAGTATGCCGGTATCGCGAAACCACATTTCGCCGAATGGGTTAGATGTGCCAACCCAAATAAGAGTAAAGAAAGCCTTTACGCGTTGCCGGGGTTACGGTAATTTAATGTTCAACTCTCACCAATTCGGATAAGCCGGTCATGAACGTGGCGGCAGCCACATCGACGGTCTCGCGGCCGTTCGCCTTCATGACGCCCCGCGGCAGCGATGCCGTAGAAACAGGGGTCGGCACCCGGACTCCGACCGCATCCGCGCCTGCCGATCCCCAGCCGGATGCCGGCGGCGCCGATCCGCTGGTCAACCGCTTCCCGACCATCGCCTTCAGCTTCGACACCGACGCCTCGCGGCTGGTGATGCTGTACCGCGACCCGGCCAACGGGAAAACGGTGTCGCAGATCCCGACCGAAGCGGCGCTGAAGCAGTACAAGGAAGCCCAGCAGAAGGAAAAGAACGCGGAACGCGCGTCGCTTCTGAAGCTGACGGTGGGCGGGGATGGGAACGGGAGTGGGCAGGCAAGCGGGCACGCTGGCCGCCAGTCTGCGGCCTATGGTCGCGGCGGTTCCGGTGCTTCGCCGGCCGCCGGCACCGGATTCTCTGCCGGAACGGGGATTTCGACCTCCGCCCTTTCCGCCCCAACCGCCGCCCCGGTTGCGCTTGTGCCTTCCGCCACGTCGTCCTCCGTGGCACAATCATCCTCGACCACCACCAGTTCCGCCGGCGGATCTGCCTCGCGGGTGAATGTGGTCATCTGAGGACGCTCTCTTCGCGGGGCGCTATTTCCGGGGGCTGGGATGGGCATGGACGTCACGTCGTCGACCGCAGGCGCGGCGATTGCTCTGAAGCAGGCGCAGAACCAGATGAATTTCGGCGTGAAGGCGCTGAGCCAGAACGCCGATCAGCAGCAGGCGACCGTCGCCGCGCTGGTCCAGCCGGCCGGTGGCTCCGGCGGCGGCAACGTCACGCCGACACGCGGCCAGAATCTGAACATCACAGTCTGATCTGAACATCACAGTCTGATCTGAACATCACAGTCTGATCTGAACATCACCGTCTGAACCCGTCCGCAAGCACCACCGGCCGCTCAGACTTTCGAGTCGAGCAGAGACGTCAGCATTTCATCCTGTGTGCGGACGACCGCGACGTTGGCGCCATAGGCGCGGCTGGCGGCCATCTGGTTGACGCGCTCGGCCGCCAGATCGACGTTGGGCGCCGCCACCATTCCGTCGCCGTTGGCCGCACTGTCGTCCGGCGCATATTCCTGCAGATAGGCCGGCGTGATCGGCGTGAAGGTCGCGCGCGTCCCGGGATTGGCATCGGTCTGGGCGACCGCCAGCGGCTGGTAGGGCGCGCGCTTGCCCTCTGCCAGCCCATCGGTCGTGCCGCCGGTCACGGGAACCGCCCCGGTGGAGCGGACATTGGCGACGTTGGAGGCCGAGGCGTCCAGCCGCCGCGTCTGGGCGGTCAGACCGCTGAGCGCGATTCCGATGCTGGCGGCCATGACGGTTCATCCTTCGTCCGCTGGGAATGGGCGAAGTCTACCACATCGATTTTCCAAGGCCAGCCGGGTGATGCCCGCGCGGTTGCGCCGTGCGATCATCGGCAGAGGCAATCGGCGGGCCGGTACAATCGCCGGGTATAATCGCCGCTGTATCTTTCGGGGTGCTTGCGCCATTATCGGACAAACGGCCGCCGCTCCCTTCCCGTATTGCCGGGTCTCCCGGTGCTTCCGGTCCCGGTGGAGCCGGCCCGAAAATCCGGTCCCAGCATTCGTGGGGCCAGACAGTCGCGAGACGGGAGCCGCCGCCTGAATGCCGAACTCAGCCTATGTCCTGACCGTCGCCGGCCTGACCGACGTCGGGCGCACCCGCTCCCGTAACGAGGACAGTTTCCAGGCCAGCAGCGACGGTGAATTCGCGGTCGTCTGCGACGGAATGGGCGGCCATGCCGGCGGCGACATCGCCAGCAGCAAGGCGGTCGAGGTGATCTGCGGTCTTCTGCAGGGTCATGCGCAAGTCGAGCCGATCACGCTGGTGGACGGGATTTCCGTGGCGGACCACGACGATGCCGACCGCACCCTGACCGACCCGGCGGGAGCCGAACCGGCGGTGCGTCTGGCCCTGTCGGTCGCACGGTCGGCGGTGCAGCAGGCCAACCGGTCGATCTTCGATTTGAACACATCCCGCGGATTCGCGCAGGGGCGCGGCATGGGCACCACCGTGGCCGGCGTCTGGCGGGTTCCCGGCACGGCGCAGATGGTCGTGTTCCATGCCGGGGACAGCCGGGTCTATCGCCTGCGCGACGGCGAGTTGCGCAC is a window encoding:
- a CDS encoding tetratricopeptide repeat protein translates to MATILEALTLALDLHLAGRFGEAQELYTRILDAEPEQPDALHYLGVLAGQIGRGEFGLTLIDKALALRPEAADIHANRANLLRGLDRLDEAELGYRRALALRPDFSEAWTDRAFARHGRGDAAAVDAAAGLLERALRIEPALEPAREKLVDLLHARGRLRLESGQVTPALADLIRAAALDPRDVDIAFLLGNALFAAGLRADSVIAFRNALALVPDFLSAALNLGIALAATNRAEAALAPLRHAVRIDPAHPAPRDTLSLALRALGRGEEADALAQPPPAPSQPTAAPKPPSARRPRRPR
- a CDS encoding YdcH family protein, with translation MHTEARLSSLQDKHMRLDRAILDEEKRSWPDESAVKRLKLEKLHVKEEIDRLTRTGPMN
- a CDS encoding tetratricopeptide repeat protein, which translates into the protein MAKHTNMLAQAVAHHQAGRLADAERGYRAVLRADPRNADALHLLGVVALQSGRADEAVTQIGKALAQVKGVADYWDNLGSALSAAGRPDDAVQAHRNAATLDPQGAQRRHNLGNALAVLGHHDEAERAFAAALALKPDYAKAWYNLGNGHTAHHRHGDAVTALDHAVRLVPGMVEAHNNLGDALAMSGRLDEAIAQHRLVTRQRPDDATAHYNLGAVLQQKGAMESAEIAYRQALKRNPRHSAALNNLGSVLKRLGRPDQAELCHRQALELHPEFVEARYNLGNALQALGRFDEAAACFEEALAQQPDLATAIYNLSLLALRLGDLTRGWAGYERRFAAGETLPDRRFDIPRWSGQLLRGKRLLVWREQGVGDEFLFASCYPDVVAWAGGPVTIECDPRLVPLFRRSFPKATVRAESCTGDAFSEIPRETIVPPDCDLQISAGDLPELLRGSLSAFEPQGPWLAADPGLMERWRERLAALGPGLRIGIGWRSQLMTVERKAAYVLLEHWGPLFAIPGLVFVNLQYGDCEAELRTAEERFGVTIHRWADLDLKDDFDGTAALTANLDLVISPAMSAGELAGALGVPVWRFGSRDWTQLGTGTRPWFPTMRLFQPKPGEGLEATIREMADTLRATTPGPVPESVPVVAASPEPEPEPEPEPEFDALLNRAADLHRAGRLADAEAAYRAAIAADPGREAPGHADALHLLGLLMHQTGRNDEALALIGAALRTDPAFPQAWNHLGLVQEADKRHAESARAFTRALALHPAFAEALTHLGLVHQTCGRVNEAVKLHRRCIALQPEHLPAHANLGHACELMGRMAEANGHYRRALALQPGSADAANNLATMATLAGRPEEAKTHLRRALRIDPDFALAAWNLGLLDLADGRIAEGWAGYGRRFSARQLQRARRIDRPVWTGEPLRGRRLLAWSEQGVGDEILFASCFDALQGLDGPVTVECDRRLVSLFSRSFTWVTVRAETADATGRETVDPPDCDLQMPAGTLPALIRDRVDRFPVRPAYLHPDPGRLALWRDRLAALPGLKVGLAWRSQIVTAQRAAAYTGLADWTALLDLAGVSVVMLQYGDCRAELAQVETVTRRLHRWDDLDLKDDFEGVAALIANLDLVISPATAVGELAGALGVPVWRLGTCDWTQMGTGVRPWFPSMRLIQPPAGEGLAAAARQAVRALAELAPA
- a CDS encoding putative motility protein — its product is MGMDVTSSTAGAAIALKQAQNQMNFGVKALSQNADQQQATVAALVQPAGGSGGGNVTPTRGQNLNITV
- a CDS encoding tetratricopeptide repeat protein, giving the protein MTDLRTLLAEAFDRHQTGEFEEAEGLYRRILSIEPAEVEALHRAGLLVAQLGRLEEADGLLRRALAQEPTETEAAVNHGKILRALRRPEAAAGRFRHALALAPAMLTALEGLGHAEREGGHAAAAATAYGRAALVGAGPAVLHQWGIALDGIGLADEAVEVLRRSARLDPTVLSVALRLAGLLQRMGRGGEAAGWYRHALVIQPGHAEARRSLSAIIAVTAAGGPPPAT
- a CDS encoding flagellar basal body rod protein FlgC gives rise to the protein MAASIGIALSGLTAQTRRLDASASNVANVRSTGAVPVTGGTTDGLAEGKRAPYQPLAVAQTDANPGTRATFTPITPAYLQEYAPDDSAANGDGMVAAPNVDLAAERVNQMAASRAYGANVAVVRTQDEMLTSLLDSKV
- a CDS encoding tetratricopeptide repeat protein is translated as MAGSRLSLRGGLRGAALSPAVRLSRQADALAAAGNAAGAEPLYARALEADPTLAGTHNNHGNALRALGRLEEAAAAYRAAVAHGLHEGMAHYNLGSVLRQAERHGEADDAFRQSLALRPDHAETWNNRGNLLRDLGRFGEAAMGYRRALALRPDWADAHDNLGAVLYLLHEQGGVEEAAVLARLWRRDHPANPLARHIGAAIAGEEADARAPDDYVRQTFDLFAEEFDRKLAELDYRAPSLLAGLLAEEERRSGLDVLDAGCGTGLCAASLRPYARRLVGVDLSDGMLDRARARGLYDELKAAELVGFLAERPGAFDLVIAADVFCYFGVLDEAFAAAQAALRPGGRLAFTVEELEPADGRPHRVATHGRYAHAEAYIRAAVAGAGLAIRRCDHDRLRYESGEPVMGLVVLAERPTA
- a CDS encoding PP2C family serine/threonine-protein phosphatase, whose protein sequence is MPNSAYVLTVAGLTDVGRTRSRNEDSFQASSDGEFAVVCDGMGGHAGGDIASSKAVEVICGLLQGHAQVEPITLVDGISVADHDDADRTLTDPAGAEPAVRLALSVARSAVQQANRSIFDLNTSRGFAQGRGMGTTVAGVWRVPGTAQMVVFHAGDSRVYRLRDGELRTLTRDHSLYQIWLDNGGRGTAPQRNIIVRALGTAEDVEPEVGVHSLMPEDTIMLCSDGLNGMLPDGVIARILREEPDPARAASALVEAANTAGGQDNVTVVVGRFAATA